From the genome of Gambusia affinis linkage group LG04, SWU_Gaff_1.0, whole genome shotgun sequence:
TAGAAGAACTCGTCTAGCTCCAACGCCTGTATACTTAGAAATCCACCAATCTTTTAAATCTCTGCCAAGCGAGTATGACCTTTGGCATTTGGTGTAACAGCTCACTCCAAGAGAACAGGTGGAGTGAgagaatattttactttacaagCTCGCTGCCAACATTCccttaaccctttaactgccacGAGGACGCCGGTGTGCACAATATTAACTTGATAGATCTGCAGTTGTTGCTGATCTATCAacaactgaaatatattttcactgtACCTCTCTGGCTCTGGCGCAGAGGGGTACAGTGAAGTCTTCaagttcaaaaaacaaaaaagtagaaaaacctTCTCAGAAGATCAGGTCTTAAATGGATGGAGTAGCAACAAAACTCAAGTAGTGTTTAAACAAGAGCAACAAATGGTGCCAAGAATCCATACACCATTACACCATCACTCTCTACTTCTGCCGAACTCTGACCACAAACTCTTGCAGTTGGAATCAATACTCGTTGGactataaatgtttttcctttttgtttttgtccaatttTGTTAACCCCGTgttttgaaatgaatattttcaagattaaacaaatctgctttttctttcctGACCTTGCCACTAACTCTGACACGAATCTTCATTTGGTAGAAGTTTAGATGCTCAGACAGTTACCCTGTGAAGGGAAAGTATTTCCTTGTCCTCTGACTTAGCCCTACAGTGTTGATGCAAAGCAGATCCCCAGCTTTGAAAAACACCGCAGAGCACCtatcaaaaattttatttcacctcGTATTCATAAATGGCTCGGTATTTAGAGAACTTTTTATGTTTACGTTTTTAGAGACACGCAGGTTTTTGATGGTTCAGTCAATACCTTTCCCTTTACAGACTGATGAGAGATTGTTTACTGGTTATTAAGGCAGGAAGCTGAGCTATTGCACTGCACCTCTACCTATTTAAATCTATTTGAATAtcaaagtttaatatttcagtttttaaatgtcaaatttccCATTATTATCCATGGTGTTTACGGTTAATGTCAGGCCTTTGAAAGTGACAATGTGTAATGTTTTATGAGTGTATGATGCTTGATGAAGAAACTTTGAGTTTGTAAGTGTACAAATTTGTAGGAACTGTTTAAATAAGTCATTGCTTAAGTTTTATACACCAACATGTTTTACTTGTCCTGATTAgacttatttaaattttttaaaattgttttctttaattgttttatctcacttttttttcaaattttctttcatGAGAATTTGAATTTAGCCTAAAATCACATATATTTGAAAACACTGTTCACCTAAAAAGACAGTCATATTTATGCCACCCTGAGCTACacataataaaaaagacaaagcagaaCTTTTGAGCAgttaattgtttaaaaacacGTTTCTTTATCTTGGCTGCAAACTCtatgttttcagatttgtacAGGATTGTGATGAGTCATGCTCATACAGCACATCACTATATTTACAAGGAAATGTTGAATATTACCTGGCTTTACTGATTCATGTATAACAGAACGGTTGTTGTTTCATGTATACCTGTAATTTTGTAAGCTGCATCTCCCACAATCAGCACAATCCAGTTAAACAGAATTACGTAAAAACTTAAAACCTCTTTTCATATGCCTCTTGATCTGAAAAAATCTAGATCAAGATctgaaaaaatctaaatctgtaTTTCCCTAACAATTCAGGTTATTTTTCACCGTTTTCTATTCCAACCATGAAACGGCAAGCcgcaaacattttcatgtttaaacTACTCAGAAACTGTTCTTGTGTTTGTTGTaagcaaaactaataaaaacactCTGACAATGCTCATCAACTACAAGTTTTAAATTGTGACCGGCCACCTGTCATCTTCAccagacattttattcattgcAAACCTAATTGGACTTTAACTTTGTGTCGTTAATACATAACCAGGAGAGGCCCTGTCTCAGGGCTCCACTCTGCCGTGTTGCAGAgccccatccatccatccatccattttctttacacccttcttccctaaatggggtcgggagggttgctggttcctctccagctgcgtcccgggcgagaggcggggtacaccctagacaggtcgccagtctgtcgcagggcaacacagagacatacaggacaaacaacacactcacacacacacctagggagaatttagagaaaccaattaacctgacagtcatgtttttggactgtgggaggaagccggagaacccggagagatgTTGCAGAGCCATCATCATAAATTCTCAGTAAATTGACATAGGGATTATAGTCCTATTAAAGCATGGAGTAAACTTGTAAATATTAGCTTAGGGCTTCAGCATCAAAGCGTCTACAGCAGCAAAATATGACTCAGCTGAAAAATGGCTGCATGTGTCAAGCTGGGTGATGTGATTTTGTCTGGACAGGGCTATATGCTTGTGACACAGTGGACTAAAACAGCTCTACAGCCATTAAGTAAAGACTGCTTCCTTTCCCCTTTTAAAATTCTTACTCATTGAAATTCTCTctagtatataaaaaaagaggttTTCTCATTATTTAGGATTTTATCATCAGTGGATCAGGTTGCTGTGAATTTCTCTCTGATATGTAGGTAATTTATCTAATGATGATGAAATTACTAATTCAGAGGACAGAATCACTTTGTCTGATGGGGTAGTTGCTTGTTCAAGTCCTGTCTGTTAAACTACACAGGTAAGCCTGAAATTCTCAGCTGAAATAACTGCACAAAAATGTGACTCCGATAAACTTCTGCCTTGACAATAAAAggtttatgtaatttattgcatctgatgttacaaaaacaacagcagaccTGGTGGTTGCTCTGATGACACATATCTGAtgatacacatttattttcatgtagAGCAGTAGTTGACATCGGATCACTGACGATGGATTGTAAGGTAATTGTCGGCACCGTCTGATCAGATTTGAACAAGCTCCTGTAGACAAAAGGCAGACATGCACGCATTCCTGATGGGACTGATTATTTTCCCATCAGGAGACTGCAGCAGTCTCAATGTTGTCAGTGAATAAGTTTAAGAGGACACAGTCACAATACTAATGTACACCACTTAATGTGTAGTTTTATCTTAAAGTTATAGATTCGTCAAGGATTTACATGACAATTACTTAATTTTTGCATCGGACCAAGACATAGTTAACTGTCTCTAATCAGTGTCAGACACAAAAAAGTTCTGCTTAAGACATCAAAGCATTTCATCAAACAACAGAGAAGTGATAGCATAGCAGATTAACATTGTAGACAATTCTTCTCCAGTGGAAATtgaccattttgtttttcatgccCAAAACCAGTCACAGAGTCGCTTTCTCATCAGATGTCGCTATTGATCGtcttctgcaaaacaaaatatgttctCATAAAGCTTTCGTTTTTTAGGTTTTCctaaaaaagacagttttattgtattttaccTTGTCTGCTCAATGTCTTCGATGGTCTCCGGGAGACGGACGTTTAGTGTCTCAGGAAGAAAAGAAGCTGAGAGAGCTGCAACGCAAGCCACGAAGGTAAAAATGATATTTGGTAGGTAAGACCAGATGTCCTCAAGAATCATCACCAGGGGTGACAGAGACACACCAATGCGAGCAGTGAAAGAGCTGAAACCAAGTCCGTTTTGCCTGTACAACCCGACAGAGAAGAATTTTAATGTTGAATACTTATTTCCGGATattgttcttgttgttgttcttaTGACAATAACATGCTTGCAAATCTGTTTTCCTGGATACTAAAATGCGTTTGACTAGACAAAAACaggtgaaatgttttcagacctCATCACAGTGGGATAAAGCTCTGTTGTATACAGGAATACAGTTGTAAAAGCTGCTTCTGCAAACATCTTGCCTGAAGCTCCAAAAACTGTCCTTACTGTCCacaaatctgaaagaaaaagaaaattcttagGCGTTTCAACTTTGACAATTCGTGATTTCATTGTTTTAGGACTTGTTGCTTCAAGCCATTGACAATTCAAATGTTTGTCATGTATAAATGCTACTTCAAGCTTTCTCGTTGTAAGAAACACACACTTAGATTTTTGATTTACTCTGAGGGATGAAAATGCTGCAGAACAAACACAGCCCTGTGAGAGCAAGTGTTCCAGCCTGAGTCAATCTTCGGCCTAAtttgttcaaaaagaaaatgatgaagaTTTTTGCTGGGACTTCGGTGACGCCATAGATGAATTGCGTGAGATAAATGTCCACTCCAAACCCAGGAACATTTAAGCTGATTCCATAGTAGATGCAGGCCACTCCAAAcctacaggtaaaaaaaaaaaaaacaacaaaaacatagcAAGAGATTTGGTtagtaaaaaaaagcaaaaactgttgTATGAATGCTGGTTTCTGATTGGCTAGTTTGTGTCACGTATtgtatttctgcagctgaaactgCTTCCTGTCGAACAATAAAATAGAGTCCAACTCTATTTGTGTATAGATGTTTAGTTTAAACCTAATGTCAAATTAGGAACCTATGTCAAGAccacaaaactgattttgacaGACGAAATTAAGGGTGATTAGACTGAATTTTGCTATTTTGAAAGAAGAACAGAGTAATACTCTACAGCCTCAAGATGCataaagcaaatataaatattattattatatgagACTGTTCTTTGGGGGCTGAATACTAGAGTAgaagtttattcatttattttttatttttattttaaacatattagAATCTATTTTTACTTATAcctttattcatatttatggGTTAGTTTGTACAGGTTTACTAAATCATAATTAAAGAGGTATCAATACTTTTGCTAGACCCTGTCATATCACGGTttgaaaagtaataaaaaacatttatataccAAACAATTCCAGTTAGTAGCGCAAGTCGTCTCATTCTGGGAGTCTTCACAAGGTCCATATAGgagtattttctattttcatccTCAACAAGAATTACTTTGGAGAGAATCTGGACAATTAAAAGAggaatttaaacaaaaagctaTTTACATAAAGAGAATGTGGAAATTGTTGTACCTCAGGCTTTAGGTCAGCCATGAACTCTTCTCTGCGGTTGAATTTTGCACATTTAGTCAGGTAAAAATGAGCACTCTTCACTTTTCCATTACTTATCAACCATCTGGCAGACTCTGGAAGCCACCTGCACAAGAAGAAAGGTTGGCTGCATGACACAAAcataaaagattttctaaagACTTTCTAAAAGATTTctaatgttacttttttttttttgcttctgcaTACAGGCCTGAGtgcttagtttatttttaatgtttaaatttgaccGGTTTCTGCTTACCACCAACAGATCATAGCCAGCAGCAGTGGGCTGGTCACAGTGGCAGTCAGGTATCTCCAGTCATTCACAAAGTAGGCCACACCGGGCAACAGAATCGTTGAAAAACTCCAGTCCAAACTCATTAAGACTCCCACCGAGGTACGATGCTCAATTCCGACCCATTCTACACCTGtcagaaaacaacattaaaggTATTAAAAGAGAATagaacataaaatcaacagaataaaataaagtttcattcaagcttaatattttattgactGTGAATTAGTATCTTATTTCACAGTCaagattttctgtgtaaataaaaacctttttgttgtaaatgttaaaacttaGAGCACAAGAATCCAAGACAATATTGGAAAGACAGTTTATCAGTTTTACAGCATATTAGTAAAAGTTTTGGGTCACCTCCTTTTATTCACATAACCTCCAATGGCAttctattttaaatacaaaaactttaGTTTGGAATTGGACCACTATTTGCAGCTACAGTAGCTTAACCTCTGAAAAGGGTCAACAAAGTttaggaatgtgtgtgtgcagactgTTTATTAGTTTTCCAAAAGAGCATTTGTGAGATCAGACGCTGATGTCGGATGACAAAGCCTGGCTGAAAGTCTAGTTTCTAATTCAACCCAGGGGTGGTCTGTTGGGTTCAGGTCAGGACTTCATGTTGGTCAGTCAAGTTTATAGAGCTTGCTTTTTGCACTCTGTCCCGTTTGAAATAAAGAGCCGTCCCCAAACTTTGGAAACCATGGTCTTGTACTGGAAAAATGTAGAATGCCCTCTTCAGGTTTGGTACAATGTCCTACAACCAGCTGGATGAGTTTGAGTATCTTTAggtcttgttcacaaatgaggAAAGAATGGGGCAGGAGATCGATAGTCTGACATCTGCAGTACTGTGAAGAGAAAGTGAAGCCAAAAGGCAAAGCTCTCTGTTTTCCAGTCCATCTACATTCCTATCTTCAACTGTGGTCATGAGTTTTGGGATGTGAGCAAAAGACCAAGATTGTACAAACCCTTTATACAGAACCGACATTTTTGATGTGTTGACAGACAACTTACATAGAACAATGGAGACTATACTGATTCCAGAAATCCCAAATCCAGTGAAAAATCTCATGGCAGCAAACATGGCAAAGTTATAAGAGAAAGCACTTGCAAAGCCAAAGATGGTGGTCATTATGTAGGACACCAGAAGTGTTCTTTTCCGTCCAAACCTGTGAAAATGGatataattattgaataaataagactatttaaaatgcaaaaacaaccaTGCATGCACATTCTCACTCCTAAAGGCAATTTAAAGAGACTAATTAACTCAACGGCCTTATTATCTTAATGTAGGACACCAGCAAAGGGCCCAAAaggaacccacacatgcacaggcaGAAAATACTATCAAAACAccccattattttttttttaaattatttctgtttatgtaaGTGATCCAACGAAGACATTTGATACTATATGCCAGCACTgatgtttatataaataaacataagctcTTCTACTTTAGCAATATCATTTAGTGCTTCtaattttgtcataatttaaaaattaataaaaacgttttaaatacatatataaaccAACTAATTGGAAACATGTGAGGAATATCCACACCTGTCACTGAGATAGCCAAAAACCACTGCTCCAGTCATAACCCCCATGAAGAAGATGGTGGCCGTAGCTCTGTTCACACTTCTCTTATCACAAACCAGGTCCCACTAAAATGAAACACAGGTAACAGGGATAAGAGATAAATGTAATAACGGAAAAATGTACCGACAAAACTTACCTCAGTGGCAAGAGTCGATTTAAAGATGCTGTGGTCATAAACCCAACCGTTCTGGCATGGGATCGTAGGTAGATCTGTGGTGTTGGTAGAGTTATACAGCAGGTGGTACTGAGGCTCTGCAAACATCTGACACGAGCTCGGGCTCCCATCACTCTGTAAAGGAATGCTGGCAACCAGCTTGTCTGCCAGAGACAAATTCCTGAATCTTTCTCCATCGTCTAAGGAACTGATGTTGCAGTGGTGAGAAGGAATCACCGTGATGAAGTTATtaagcaggaagtgaaatgGCAAAGTCACACGAGGAATGACCAGCAAGAGAAGTGTCCTGATCTGAAATCTGCCAAAGCCATTAACTTCTGCAAGCACGTTCTCAAACTTCATCTTGCTGACAGATGATTTGGTGCTGGAGAGTGCAGGAAAGCACCACACAAGAGGCAGGGAACTCAAAAgtacatctttttttctctgttacagACCTCTGGTTAATGGACATACAGCTCTGCACACTAAACCTCAtcacataacttttttttcaataaataactttttctgtCAGACAGTGCTTGAAGTGTTCCTTGGTTTGATTAACCCTCACCTGTAAGCAAGACCATCAGCTTCATTGGTGTTCATTGGTGTACTTCAGTAAATGATCTAGGACAACTGTTCTGTGAAACCAACGGACTTGGCTGTTAGTGTCTCTGGATGCTTCAGGTGTTTGCTTTAGAAATATCAGTGGCAGAAGATACCAACTATAATTTTGCAGAAACAATGTTTAGAATCACTATCATGACGATTTTATAGTATCACGTAATGTGGTGTAGTGAGTTTATCACACACTTTCCTGGGGTTTATGTTGAAAGGACATTGACACTGTatgatttctgtaaattaaaaaaaaacaagtcttgGGAAAAAATAagtgagattttatttgatttctttaaagtttatgTTCTGTTGCCATACCGTGGCAAACAAAGCAGAACAATGTGTAccaatgtttacatttgctttaGAATTTGCAGTTGTTTAGGAATTaacttaaccctcctgttgtcctgaaataacatttagtggatcttttagTGAAAGTCTCTGAAGATCCactaacatttagtggatctttggggaattttaacacagtggcaggtcattttgacccgaggacaaCAGGACGGTTAAAGATGACAGA
Proteins encoded in this window:
- the LOC122829420 gene encoding solute carrier family 22 member 7-like, whose protein sequence is MKFENVLAEVNGFGRFQIRTLLLLVIPRVTLPFHFLLNNFITVIPSHHCNISSLDDGERFRNLSLADKLVASIPLQSDGSPSSCQMFAEPQYHLLYNSTNTTDLPTIPCQNGWVYDHSIFKSTLATEWDLVCDKRSVNRATATIFFMGVMTGAVVFGYLSDRFGRKRTLLVSYIMTTIFGFASAFSYNFAMFAAMRFFTGFGISGISIVSIVLCVEWVGIEHRTSVGVLMSLDWSFSTILLPGVAYFVNDWRYLTATVTSPLLLAMICWWWLPESARWLISNGKVKSAHFYLTKCAKFNRREEFMADLKPEILSKVILVEDENRKYSYMDLVKTPRMRRLALLTGIVWFGVACIYYGISLNVPGFGVDIYLTQFIYGVTEVPAKIFIIFFLNKLGRRLTQAGTLALTGLCLFCSIFIPQNLWTVRTVFGASGKMFAEAAFTTVFLYTTELYPTVMRQNGLGFSSFTARIGVSLSPLVMILEDIWSYLPNIIFTFVACVAALSASFLPETLNVRLPETIEDIEQTRRRSIATSDEKATL